One window of the Luteitalea sp. genome contains the following:
- a CDS encoding exo-alpha-sialidase → MSQGDDGAPQLDLPKRAAAVWRSVIMKISRSVILAIAVSVLGLMAIGLGLTAFGGGCQAAHEKARHGVLAMDVFAQDAIVDLLLFEETPRGKELRHVRSRDGATTWSAPSTINRRGRGIVDHRRGMDPQIAAAGDTVVVLWTTPGTSAWGAGPLATAVSRDGGRTWTLGPNPADDTSNDGHSFLELAADETGAFQAFWLDSRNGAQGLRTAFSRDAGQTWSANASIDSRTCECCWNKAVAFSPGSSAVLYRDRSPRDMALAATTDGGRTWTRRATVGDFGWAIEACPHVGGGLARTRVGTAERLHAVVWTGKAGREGLHRLASRDDGRTWSKPARLGTARAKHGDIAGSAAHLAAVWDDVRAGQQVIRAATSDDEGASWHSPIQLSDSNRTATHPLVIWSDGRFVAFWTDAARDSPAAWRAVRIPAAEAH, encoded by the coding sequence ATGTCGCAGGGGGATGATGGCGCACCGCAGCTAGACTTGCCGAAGCGCGCAGCGGCCGTCTGGCGGAGCGTCATCATGAAGATATCGCGCAGCGTAATCCTCGCCATCGCCGTGTCGGTTCTGGGCCTCATGGCCATCGGGCTCGGACTCACCGCGTTCGGCGGCGGGTGTCAGGCCGCGCATGAGAAAGCGCGGCACGGCGTCCTCGCAATGGATGTGTTCGCGCAAGACGCCATCGTCGACCTCCTGCTCTTCGAAGAGACTCCGCGCGGCAAGGAGCTGCGGCACGTGCGATCGCGAGACGGGGCCACCACTTGGAGCGCTCCCTCCACGATCAATCGCCGAGGCCGCGGCATCGTCGACCACCGTCGAGGGATGGACCCGCAAATCGCGGCCGCGGGCGACACCGTCGTCGTGCTCTGGACAACACCAGGCACGTCTGCTTGGGGAGCCGGTCCGCTCGCGACCGCGGTGTCGAGAGATGGTGGGCGTACGTGGACGCTCGGACCCAATCCGGCCGATGACACTTCGAACGACGGGCATTCATTCTTGGAGCTCGCCGCGGACGAGACTGGCGCGTTCCAGGCGTTCTGGCTGGACAGCCGCAACGGCGCGCAGGGCCTGCGCACCGCCTTCTCGCGCGATGCCGGTCAGACCTGGTCTGCCAACGCGTCCATCGACTCACGAACCTGCGAGTGCTGCTGGAACAAGGCCGTCGCCTTCTCTCCGGGATCATCTGCGGTGCTGTATCGCGACAGAAGTCCGCGCGACATGGCGCTGGCCGCAACGACCGACGGCGGTCGCACCTGGACGCGCAGGGCCACCGTCGGGGACTTCGGCTGGGCGATCGAAGCATGCCCGCATGTTGGCGGTGGGCTTGCTCGCACACGGGTTGGTACCGCCGAACGTCTCCATGCGGTCGTGTGGACGGGGAAGGCAGGTCGCGAAGGCTTGCACCGCCTGGCCTCGCGCGACGACGGGCGGACGTGGTCGAAGCCCGCACGTCTCGGCACCGCTCGCGCCAAGCATGGCGACATCGCAGGATCGGCTGCACACCTAGCAGCAGTCTGGGACGACGTACGCGCTGGTCAGCAAGTCATCCGGGCGGCGACGTCCGACGACGAAGGCGCAAGTTGGCACTCGCCAATTCAACTCTCGGATTCCAATCGCACGGCGACGCATCCGCTCGTGATCTGGTCGGACGGCCGCTTCGTCGCGTTCTGGACCGACGCAGCGCGCGATAGTCCGGCGGCATGGCGCGCCGTGCGAATCCCTGCCGCGGAAGCCCACTGA